The following are from one region of the Sulfurimicrobium lacus genome:
- a CDS encoding PEP-CTERM/exosortase system-associated acyltransferase, with product MQNSEASPSDAPQSYFDFCVIDHTRYLQDSYGLRYEVYCNEQQFLSPENYPSRLEIDPYDDHAIHVGAINREGVLVGTLRLVLPSAQGFPLLEHCELFDEYKYLADPANQARIASVEISRLAVSKSYRRRANDGLYGLSGTEDVIATLPKDSETPRRRSRPELVLGLYRAMYQFSKREGVTHWLAAMEKTLLRLLHRYQFGFKPIGPEIDYYGPVTPYLAEIAEMEEGIRRQHPELFAEFAQGLSPELQPICPKNGN from the coding sequence ATGCAGAATTCCGAAGCATCCCCAAGTGATGCGCCCCAATCCTATTTCGATTTCTGCGTCATCGACCATACCCGTTATCTGCAGGACAGTTACGGGTTGCGCTACGAAGTTTACTGCAACGAACAGCAGTTCCTCTCTCCCGAAAACTATCCATCCAGGCTGGAAATCGATCCTTACGATGACCATGCCATTCATGTCGGAGCGATCAACCGGGAAGGGGTGCTGGTGGGCACGCTTCGGTTGGTATTGCCTTCCGCGCAAGGTTTTCCCTTGCTGGAACACTGTGAGTTGTTTGACGAGTACAAATATCTCGCCGACCCGGCCAACCAGGCGCGAATCGCTTCTGTGGAGATTTCCAGGCTCGCTGTTTCCAAATCGTACCGGCGGCGCGCAAATGACGGTCTCTATGGTCTTTCCGGGACCGAAGACGTGATTGCAACGCTACCGAAGGATAGTGAGACGCCCCGTCGCAGGAGCAGGCCGGAGCTTGTTTTGGGCCTTTACCGGGCGATGTACCAGTTCAGCAAACGCGAAGGAGTTACCCATTGGCTTGCCGCAATGGAAAAAACGCTGCTGAGGCTGCTGCACCGCTACCAGTTCGGCTTCAAGCCCATTGGCCCGGAAATCGACTACTATGGCCCGGTTACGCCATATTTGGCCGAAATCGCGGAGATGGAAGAAGGTATCCGGCGACAGCATCCTGAACTCTTTGCGGAGTTTGCGCAGGGATTGTCCCCGGAACTGCAGCCGATTTGTCCTAAAAACGGCAATTAA
- a CDS encoding PEP-CTERM/exosortase system-associated acyltransferase produces the protein MVNSEAVHQSHFDFSVIDNAANLRDSYALRYEVYCHERGFLVPENYPSRLETDYFDQHSIHVGGVNKEGMLVGTLRLVLPSPLGFPLFEHCELFPEYQYLADPDRQDQFYAAEISRLAVSKSYRRRKNDGLYDLASEEDGGAFERNGNEVAHQRHRPEIILGLYKAMYQASKRQGVTHWFAAMEKTLLRLLRRYNFDFKPIGPELDYYGPVIPYLAAISDIEAGVRQRCPDMLEEFVQGLEPELVPAIAREKVDK, from the coding sequence ATGGTCAATAGCGAAGCGGTCCACCAATCGCACTTCGATTTCTCGGTGATCGATAATGCCGCTAACCTGCGCGACAGTTATGCGTTGCGCTATGAGGTTTATTGCCACGAGAGGGGCTTTTTGGTGCCCGAAAATTACCCCTCAAGATTGGAAACGGATTACTTCGATCAACATTCCATTCACGTGGGCGGGGTCAACAAGGAAGGGATGCTGGTGGGTACGTTGCGGCTGGTGCTGCCGTCTCCGCTTGGTTTTCCCTTGTTCGAGCATTGCGAGCTATTTCCTGAATACCAGTACCTCGCCGACCCTGACCGGCAGGATCAATTTTACGCGGCTGAGATTTCCAGGCTGGCGGTTTCAAAATCGTACCGGCGGCGAAAAAATGACGGCCTCTATGATCTTGCAAGCGAGGAAGATGGTGGTGCTTTCGAGCGCAACGGCAATGAGGTGGCGCATCAACGGCACAGACCGGAAATAATATTGGGCCTGTACAAGGCCATGTATCAGGCCAGCAAGCGACAGGGCGTTACTCATTGGTTTGCGGCGATGGAGAAAACGCTCCTGAGGCTGCTGCGACGTTACAATTTCGACTTCAAGCCTATTGGCCCGGAGTTGGATTACTACGGCCCAGTCATACCGTACCTCGCCGCGATTTCCGATATTGAAGCGGGTGTCCGCCAGCGATGCCCGGATATGCTCGAGGAGTTTGTTCAGGGGCTTGAGCCCGAACTGGTTCCGGCGATCGCCAGAGAAAAAGTGGATAAATGA
- a CDS encoding THxN family PEP-CTERM protein: protein MKLKTLQKALAAGLFAITSGFAMQASAAPIFTFTEYGGFTNMVAGAVYSNQTVGAASLIPAVAPVYGKMSWVANSTPQSSLVLSTVTGPAALPENTWTTISTLTHNNIAIPNAFSWGPQDVWGRLIITDSNGGSSVRLDSDDPIRLSFVETPNANPCNPNLIGPLCNDHFTFTSIGLSSIGFAANDGSHWMADFRLGNLVNAVMVGSTVYTAEGTSSHLNVQALVRQIPEPATLALMGLGLLGLAFAKRRRND, encoded by the coding sequence ATGAAACTCAAGACACTGCAGAAGGCCTTGGCTGCGGGTTTATTTGCGATAACTTCGGGCTTTGCCATGCAGGCCAGCGCAGCACCCATCTTTACATTCACTGAATATGGCGGTTTCACGAACATGGTGGCTGGCGCCGTTTATTCCAACCAGACTGTCGGGGCCGCCAGTCTTATTCCCGCTGTAGCTCCAGTCTATGGCAAGATGAGCTGGGTTGCTAATTCAACCCCTCAAAGTTCACTAGTTCTCTCCACAGTAACGGGCCCTGCCGCCTTACCTGAAAACACATGGACAACCATTTCAACATTGACGCATAACAATATCGCTATCCCTAACGCGTTCAGTTGGGGGCCCCAGGATGTTTGGGGACGGCTCATCATCACGGATAGCAACGGCGGCTCATCCGTAAGGCTGGACAGTGATGACCCGATCAGACTTTCATTCGTCGAGACGCCAAATGCGAATCCGTGCAATCCCAATCTCATCGGCCCTCTCTGTAACGATCATTTCACCTTTACGTCTATTGGTCTTAGCAGCATCGGATTTGCTGCGAACGATGGCAGTCACTGGATGGCAGATTTTCGCCTGGGGAATTTAGTCAACGCGGTAATGGTTGGAAGCACTGTCTATACGGCCGAAGGCACATCAAGCCACCTGAACGTGCAAGCCTTGGTCCGTCAGATTCCAGAGCCTGCAACACTGGCATTGATGGGACTGGGTCTTCTTGGACTCGCTTTTGCCAAACGACGCAGGAACGACTAG
- the galE gene encoding UDP-glucose 4-epimerase GalE gives MANLEETILVVGGAGYIGSHMVKMLLGRGYGVTTLDNLSSGHRDAVLGGEFVLGDLADRALLDKLFRERKIGAVMHFASFIQVGESVQNPAKYYENNVVNTLNLLDAMVAHNVKRFIFSSSAAVYGNPIAVPIPEDHPKLPINPYGRTKWMVEQILEDYDRAYGLKSVSLRYFNAAGADPEGQLGERHEPETHLIPLILRAASGRAPDIKVFGRDYDTPDGTCIRDYVHIVDLCEAHLFAMERLMKGASSAAYNLGNGNGFSVAEVIATTERVTARKITVIDATRREGDPPRLVADASRARAELGWQPRFDRLDSIIEHAWAWECKSVTRLSEK, from the coding sequence ATGGCGAACCTAGAAGAAACAATACTTGTAGTCGGCGGTGCGGGCTATATTGGTTCGCACATGGTCAAAATGCTGCTCGGGCGAGGATATGGCGTAACGACGCTGGACAACCTCTCTAGTGGCCATCGAGATGCAGTGCTGGGCGGTGAGTTTGTTCTTGGCGATCTGGCTGACCGCGCGCTTCTCGACAAGCTGTTCAGAGAACGCAAGATCGGCGCCGTGATGCATTTCGCTTCCTTTATTCAGGTGGGCGAGTCGGTGCAGAACCCTGCCAAATACTATGAAAATAATGTCGTCAATACGCTGAATCTGCTGGATGCGATGGTGGCGCATAACGTCAAGCGTTTCATTTTTTCTTCCAGTGCCGCTGTGTACGGCAATCCCATTGCCGTGCCGATCCCCGAGGATCACCCCAAACTCCCGATCAATCCATACGGCCGTACCAAATGGATGGTGGAGCAGATTCTGGAAGATTACGACCGCGCCTATGGCCTTAAATCAGTGTCGCTGCGCTATTTCAACGCCGCCGGTGCCGACCCCGAAGGGCAGTTGGGTGAACGTCACGAACCCGAAACACATTTGATCCCGCTGATCCTGCGAGCAGCCTCGGGGCGTGCGCCGGACATCAAGGTATTCGGCCGCGATTATGACACCCCGGACGGCACATGCATCCGAGACTATGTGCACATTGTCGATCTGTGTGAGGCGCACCTCTTCGCCATGGAGCGCCTCATGAAAGGCGCGTCCAGCGCCGCCTATAATCTGGGTAATGGCAACGGCTTCTCGGTGGCAGAAGTTATCGCCACAACGGAGCGTGTGACGGCGCGTAAGATTACCGTCATTGATGCAACTCGCCGTGAAGGTGATCCGCCGCGTTTGGTTGCGGATGCATCACGGGCGCGTGCGGAACTCGGATGGCAGCCGCGGTTCGATAGGCTGGACTCAATCATTGAGCATGCGTGGGCGTGGGAATGCAAAAGTGTCACCAGGTTATCGGAAAAATAA
- a CDS encoding THxN family PEP-CTERM protein has product MKLKTLQKALVAGVLAMTSGYAMQASAAPIFSFTEYGGFSPDVPAGVVYSGAVNDPLSHPTTVYNTMSWVAGQTPQSSLVLSTVTGPAALPENTWTTISTLTHNNIVIPSAFNWSGQDVWGRFIITDSNGGPSVRLDSDDAITLSFVETPNQAPCPSPNPNGSTCDDHFTFTANGLNSLGFAANDGSHWIADFRLANLVNAVLISSTVYTAEANSSHLDVQAMVRQVPEPATLTLMGLGLLGLGFAKRRRNS; this is encoded by the coding sequence ATGAAACTCAAGACACTTCAAAAAGCCTTGGTAGCAGGTGTGCTTGCAATGACCTCTGGCTATGCAATGCAGGCTAGTGCAGCACCGATCTTTTCATTCACTGAATACGGTGGTTTCTCGCCGGACGTTCCTGCTGGTGTAGTTTATTCTGGTGCGGTAAACGACCCGCTCAGCCATCCCACTACAGTCTATAACACGATGAGCTGGGTTGCAGGTCAAACGCCTCAAAGTTCACTGGTCCTCTCGACAGTAACGGGTCCTGCCGCTTTGCCTGAAAACACATGGACGACCATTTCAACATTGACGCATAACAATATCGTTATCCCAAGTGCGTTCAACTGGAGTGGGCAGGATGTCTGGGGTCGTTTTATCATCACGGATAGCAACGGCGGGCCATCAGTAAGGCTGGACAGCGATGACGCCATCACGCTCTCTTTCGTCGAGACACCAAATCAGGCTCCATGCCCCTCGCCAAACCCCAACGGTTCTACCTGCGATGACCACTTCACATTTACAGCTAATGGTCTTAACAGCCTGGGATTTGCTGCGAACGATGGATCTCACTGGATAGCAGACTTCCGCCTGGCGAATTTGGTCAATGCGGTGCTAATTTCCAGCACCGTCTATACAGCTGAAGCCAATTCAAGTCATCTCGACGTGCAGGCCATGGTCCGTCAGGTTCCAGAGCCTGCAACCCTGACATTGATGGGTCTGGGTCTGCTTGGCCTCGGTTTCGCCAAACGGCGCAGGAACAGCTAA